The nucleotide sequence TCGCCCTCGGCGACCATCAGCTCGATGGTGCGGCCGACCTGCTTCTTGTTCTCCTCCCAGGAGATCTCCTCCTGGACGGCGACGAGACGCTCGTAGCGCGCCTGCACGACCTCCTTGGGGATCTGGTCCTCCATGGTCGCGGCCGGGGTGCCGGGGCGCTTGGAGTACTGGAAGGTGAACGCCTGCGCGAAGCGGGCCTCGCGGACCGTGTGCAGGGTCTGCTCGAAGTCCTCCTCGGTCTCGCCGGGGAAGCCCACGATGATGTCGGTGGTGATCGCGGCGTGCGGGATGGCGGCGCGGACCTTCTCGATGATCCCGAGGTAGCGCTCCTGCCGGTAGGAGCGGCGCATCGCCTTCAGCACGGTGTCCGAGCCGGACTGGAGGGGCATGTGCAGCTGCGGCATCACGTTGGGCGTCTCGGCCATGGCGGCGATGACGTCGTCGGTGAAGTCGCGCGGGTGCGGGGAGGTGAAGCGGACGCGCTCCAGGCCCTCGATCGCGCCGCATGCGCGCAGGAGCTTGCTGAAGGCCTCCCGGTCGCCGATGTCCGATCCGTACGCGTTGACGTTCTGGCCGAGCAGGGTGATCTCGGAGACGCCCTCGCCGACGAGTGCCTCGATCTCGGCGAGGATGTCGCCGGTCCGGCGGTCCTTCTCCTTGCCGCGCAGGGCGGGGACGATGCAGAAGGTGCAGGTGTTGTTGCAGCCGACGGAGATCGACACCCACGCCGCGTACGCGCTCTCGCGCCGCGTCGGCAGGGTGGAGGGGAAGGCCTCCAGCGACTCCGCGATCTCGACCTGTGCCTCTTCCTGCACGCGCGCGCGTTCCAGCAGCACCGGGAGCTTGCCGATGTTGTGCGTGCCGAAGACGACGTCCACCCAGGGCGCCTTCTTGGTGATGGTGTCGCGGTCCTTCTGCGCCAGGCAGCCGCCGACCGCGATCTGCATCCCGGGACGGCTCGCCTTGCGCGGCGCGAGCCGTCCGAGGTTGCCGTAGAGCCGGTTGTCGGCGTTCTCCCGCACCGCGCACGTGTTGAAGACGACGACGTCCGCGTCGCCGTCCGACCCCTCGGGTGCGCGCACGTACCCGGCCTCTTCGAGCAGCCCGGACAATCGCTCGGAGTCGTGGACGTTCATCTGGCACCCGTAGGTGCGGATCTCATAGCTCTTGGGTACGTGAACGTCCACTGCGAGGCTCCGGTCGCTGCTGCTGGTCATGGCTCAAGGGTAGGCGCTCGCGCGAGACGCCCTGCTGCCCCAGGGGCCGTGCTCCCGGCACCCGCGTGCCCCGCCCCAAGCCGTGCGGCCGTCAGGGGTCGATGAGGCCGGCGCGGATCGCGTAGCGGGTGAGTTCCAGACGGTCACGCATGCCCAGCTTCTGAAGGAGGTTGGCCCGGTGCCGTTCCACCGTCTTGGCGCTGATGAACAGCAGCGTGCCGATCTCCCGGGAGGTGTGGCCCTCGGCGACGAGCTTGAGGATCTCCTCCTCGCGCTCGGTGATGGGCCGCTCGGGCAGACCGCCGACGCCGTCGCCGCGGTGCAGCCGGTCCAGGTAGGAGCGGACGAGGGCCCGCTCGGCGCCCGGGTAGATGAAGGGCTCGTCCCGCACGACCGCACGGCAGGCCTCGACGAGGTCCCGGTCCGCCACCGACTTCAGGACGTAGCCGCCCGCCCCGGCCTTGAGCGCCTCGAAGAAGTACTGCTCGTTGTCGTACATGGTCAGGATGAGGATGCGCAGGTCCGGAAGGCGGCGCGACAGCTCACGGGCCGCCTGGAGCCCGGTCATCCGCGGCATGGCGATGTCGAGGACGGCCAGGTCGATGTCCCCGGCCCGGGCCCGCTCGACCGCCTCGGCTCCGTCGCCGGCCTCCGCGATCACCGTCAGGTCGGGCTCGCCGTCCAGGATGAGCCGTACTCCCCTGCGCACCAGGGTGTGATCGTCGGCGAGCAGGACCCGGGTCGGCGGGGTCTTCGGCGCGGGCGCGCCCGGCGCGAGGCGATCTGCCATCACTTGCCTCCGTACGGCGCGGGGGCGTCCGCCTGTCCGGCGTGCGCGCCGGTGCCGGGGTCGACGGCGCTGCCGGTGCCTGTTCCGGTGCTCGTCCCGGTTTCGGTTCCTGTGTCTGTGTCTGTATTGGTGTCCACACCGGTGTCTGTGCTGGTGGCGGTGGTCGTAACCGGGCCGGTACCGGTACCCGCGGCCGCCCGGAGCCGCACCTCCGTACCCCGGCCGCCGCCGTCCGTGCCCGAGGACACCGTCAGGGTCGCCCCGATCAGCAGGGCCCGCTCCCGCATGCCCCGGATACCGGCGCCTTCCCCGGCGGCCGCGCCCAGACCCCTGCCGTTGTCGCGCACGAGGAGTTCCACGCCTCCGCGGACGGGGCTCAGGTGCAGTTCGGCACGGTCGGCTCCGGAGTGGCGGGCGGTGTTGGTGAGGGCCTCCTGGGCCACGCGGTAGAGCACGAGCTCCGTCTCCTCGGTCAGTGGGGGCAGACCGGCGCGGAGGTCGTGTCGCACTGTCAGTCCGTGGGTGGTGTACTCCGCCGCGAGCGAGCGCAGCGCGCTGAGCAGCCCGAGCTCGTCGAGGACGCCGGGGCGCAGCCGCCGGGCGATACGGCGGATCTCGTCGAGGCCGGCCCGGGTGGCCTCCTGCGCCTGGCCCAACTCCTCGCGCAGGTCCTGCGGGGCCCGGTCGGCGACGCGTTTGAGCTGGAGCAGCACGGCGGTGAGGGTCTGGCCGACCTCGTCGTGGAGTTCGCGGGCGACGCGGTGGCGCTCGCGTTCCTGGGCGGACAGCGCGCCCGCCGCGCTGGCGGCCCGCTCGGCCTCCAGCCGGTCCAGCATGGCGTTGTACGTCGTGATCAGCTCGGCCGTCTCGACCGGTCCCGAGACGACGGCACGGGCCCCGGGGTGCAGCAGGTCGGCGTCGGTCATGGCCCGCCCCAGCCGTCCCAGGGGCGCAAGACCCACGCGCAGCACGATCGCGTTGACGGTCAGCAGGGCGGCCAGACCGGCCACCACGACCAGCACCTCGCCCGGCAATATGGGGGTGGAGACGGTGACCGGGCCCAGCAGCAGGCCGGTGGCCACGATCAGACCGACGGCGTTGAGCACGAAGATCCGCCGGAACAGCGACATGTGCGTGCCTCCTCCTCGTCGGTCTCGCCCGTCCGGCCGGTTCGGCCCGTGACCCGGGTCCCCTCCGGGCCGTCCGTCCGGTCCGGCGACACCGCGCCGATCCCGTGGCGCCGGACCGGGAGCACCGTGCTGTTTCCATGGCGCCGCCGTGACCAGCCTCTCCGTCCATCGTCGGCCCTGTCCATCCGTCACGACACCCATGTCGT is from Streptomyces asoensis and encodes:
- the miaB gene encoding tRNA (N6-isopentenyl adenosine(37)-C2)-methylthiotransferase MiaB → MTSSSDRSLAVDVHVPKSYEIRTYGCQMNVHDSERLSGLLEEAGYVRAPEGSDGDADVVVFNTCAVRENADNRLYGNLGRLAPRKASRPGMQIAVGGCLAQKDRDTITKKAPWVDVVFGTHNIGKLPVLLERARVQEEAQVEIAESLEAFPSTLPTRRESAYAAWVSISVGCNNTCTFCIVPALRGKEKDRRTGDILAEIEALVGEGVSEITLLGQNVNAYGSDIGDREAFSKLLRACGAIEGLERVRFTSPHPRDFTDDVIAAMAETPNVMPQLHMPLQSGSDTVLKAMRRSYRQERYLGIIEKVRAAIPHAAITTDIIVGFPGETEEDFEQTLHTVREARFAQAFTFQYSKRPGTPAATMEDQIPKEVVQARYERLVAVQEEISWEENKKQVGRTIELMVAEGEGRKDGATHRLSGRAPDNRLVHFTKPDQEVRPGDVVTVEVTYAAPHHLLAEGPVLDVRRTRAGDAWEKRTAEKAAKPAGVLLGLPKIGAPAPLPVATGSGCGCD
- a CDS encoding response regulator, coding for MADRLAPGAPAPKTPPTRVLLADDHTLVRRGVRLILDGEPDLTVIAEAGDGAEAVERARAGDIDLAVLDIAMPRMTGLQAARELSRRLPDLRILILTMYDNEQYFFEALKAGAGGYVLKSVADRDLVEACRAVVRDEPFIYPGAERALVRSYLDRLHRGDGVGGLPERPITEREEEILKLVAEGHTSREIGTLLFISAKTVERHRANLLQKLGMRDRLELTRYAIRAGLIDP